A single region of the bacterium genome encodes:
- a CDS encoding right-handed parallel beta-helix repeat-containing protein gives MRPEIRVGLTEGDLCGSDHRVLQAAVDHLAGLGGGTVHIGPGTWTLRNSVVLRSGVTLIGAGEKTVLRKAPGGVSLLAEDGDYGDVRILPKDASDFQVSDGVTVRSDRFAGFFSTVATVIRKEADGALVLDDRLNADLMVTDGASVSRACPLIRATDQRDVAIRDLAIEGNREACPPEDGCRGGGINLLRVAGVTISHVAIRNMNGDGLSYQNCPDVVVEDCVFERNTGGGCHPGSGSARPIVRHCVMRGNGGCGLFLCWRVKNGLFEDNLIEDNAQMGISIGHKDTDNRFARNTIRRNRLSGVYFRNEPPYAAGHRCVVEACVIQDNGSGGEHDRGPAAAIRIDGETDGIILRRNTVVGTPVSLLVGPKVGAVTVEGDLPGTITDLRPKQ, from the coding sequence GTGCGCCCTGAGATCCGCGTTGGCCTCACCGAAGGCGACCTGTGTGGCAGCGATCACCGTGTCCTGCAGGCTGCTGTGGACCACCTGGCGGGTCTGGGCGGTGGTACCGTGCATATCGGCCCCGGCACCTGGACCCTCCGCAACTCCGTCGTGCTACGCAGCGGCGTCACCCTCATCGGCGCTGGTGAGAAGACCGTCCTGCGCAAGGCCCCCGGCGGCGTCTCACTGCTGGCCGAGGACGGGGACTACGGCGATGTGCGCATCCTGCCAAAGGACGCCTCGGACTTCCAGGTCAGCGACGGCGTGACCGTCCGCAGTGACCGGTTCGCCGGCTTCTTCAGCACCGTGGCCACGGTCATCCGCAAGGAGGCGGATGGCGCCCTGGTGCTCGATGACCGGCTGAACGCGGACCTGATGGTCACCGACGGGGCCTCGGTATCGCGCGCCTGCCCGCTGATCCGCGCCACTGACCAGCGCGACGTCGCGATCCGAGACCTCGCCATCGAGGGCAACCGCGAGGCGTGCCCACCGGAGGATGGCTGCCGGGGCGGAGGCATCAACCTCCTGCGTGTGGCGGGCGTCACCATCAGTCATGTCGCCATCCGCAACATGAACGGCGACGGGCTCTCGTATCAGAACTGCCCGGACGTGGTGGTCGAGGACTGCGTCTTCGAGCGCAACACCGGCGGGGGTTGCCATCCCGGCTCCGGGTCGGCACGACCGATTGTCCGCCACTGCGTGATGCGAGGCAACGGGGGCTGCGGCCTGTTTCTGTGCTGGCGCGTGAAGAACGGCCTCTTCGAGGACAACCTGATCGAGGACAACGCCCAGATGGGCATCTCGATCGGGCACAAGGACACCGACAACCGCTTCGCGCGCAACACCATTCGCCGCAACCGTCTGTCGGGCGTCTACTTCCGCAACGAACCACCGTATGCCGCGGGCCACCGGTGCGTCGTCGAGGCGTGCGTCATCCAGGACAACGGGAGTGGGGGAGAGCACGACCGGGGACCGGCCGCGGCCATCCGCATCGATGGTGAGACCGACGGCATCATCCTGCGGCGCAACACGGTCGTGGGGACGCCCGTGTCGCTGCTGGTCGGGCCGAAGGTGGGGGCCGTGACGGTCGAGGGCGACTTGCCGGGGACGATCACGGACCTGCGGCCGAAGCAGTAG
- a CDS encoding class I SAM-dependent methyltransferase, with product MTEPKQWDFDTYDWIAQYDERMRARDRLCYQAALRALPVLTRAGADDLVLDVGAGTGNSAVPFLELGCRVLGVDPSEEMLKQAQSKVAAYDGRFTVQHLDDAFARLPLGGQRFDIIIAAYSIHHMDYGVMRGVVRGMKASLRPGGRIGVADTMFRDADHKREMIDALPDLEDEYHPLLTTFPAMFEDEGLQVALQQIGPLVWVLVATASAAGP from the coding sequence GTGACCGAACCGAAGCAATGGGACTTCGATACCTACGACTGGATCGCGCAGTATGACGAGCGGATGCGGGCCCGGGATCGCCTGTGCTATCAGGCGGCGCTGCGCGCGCTGCCGGTGCTGACCCGGGCCGGCGCGGACGACCTCGTCCTGGATGTTGGTGCGGGCACGGGCAACTCCGCGGTCCCGTTCCTGGAGTTGGGCTGCCGGGTGTTGGGGGTGGATCCCTCGGAGGAGATGCTCAAGCAGGCGCAGAGCAAGGTCGCGGCCTACGACGGGCGCTTCACCGTGCAGCACCTCGACGATGCCTTCGCGCGGCTGCCTCTGGGGGGCCAGCGTTTCGACATCATCATCGCGGCCTACTCGATCCACCACATGGACTATGGAGTGATGCGGGGCGTTGTGCGGGGGATGAAGGCTTCGCTGCGGCCCGGCGGGCGGATCGGCGTAGCGGACACCATGTTCCGCGATGCGGACCACAAGCGGGAGATGATAGACGCGCTCCCGGACCTGGAGGACGAGTACCACCCGCTCCTGACGACCTTCCCGGCCATGTTCGAGGACGAGGGCCTGCAGGTCGCGCTGCAGCAGATCGGACCGCTGGTGTGGGTGCTGGTGGCTACTGCTTCGGCCGCAGGTCCGTGA